A stretch of the Aegilops tauschii subsp. strangulata cultivar AL8/78 chromosome 4, Aet v6.0, whole genome shotgun sequence genome encodes the following:
- the LOC109787608 gene encoding protein DETOXIFICATION 40-like isoform X2: MECSSPLLGSASSSSSHAGSRELEAILSNTAASWGRRAWAGAAVELPLLLRLALPAVAVYLINYLMSMSTQIFCGQLGNLELAAASLGNTGIQVFSYGLMLGMGSAVETLCGQAYGAHKYEMLGVYLQRSTILLAATGVPLAVIYVYSRPILLLLGESERIAAAAAVFVYGLIPQIFAYATNFPIQKFLQAQSIVAPSACIAAATLLLHLALSWLAVYKLGLGLLGASLVLSLSWWLIVVAQFAYILAAPRCRETWTGFTTQAFAGLCGFAKLSAASAVMLCLETWYFQVMVLIAGLLPNPELSLDSLSICMAIFGWVYTISIGFNAAASVRVGNELGAGNPRAAAFSVVMSTTMSFILAVVAAVIVLCLRDRIAYLFTGGKTVADAVSDLCPLLAITLILNGVQPVLSGTSEVYMVIGASLCFAKPS, from the exons ATGGAGTGCTCCAGCCCACTCCTCGGGTCagctagcagcagcagcagccatgCCGGGAGTCGTGAGCTGGAGGCGATCCTGAGCAACACGGCAGCATCGTGGGGGCGTCGGGCATGGGCGGGCGCCGCGGTGGAGCTGCCGCTCCTGCTGCGGCTGGCGCTGCCGGCCGTGGCGGTGTACCTCATCAACTACCTCATGTCCATGTCCACGCAGATCTTCTGCGGGCAGCTCGGCAACCTGGAGCTCGCGGCGGCGTCGCTGGGGAACACGGGCATCCAGGTCTTCTCATACGGCCTCATG CTTGGGATGGGCAGCGCGGTGGAGACTCTATGTGGACAAGCCTATGGCGCGCACAAGTACGAGATGCTGGGCGTGTACCTACAGCGCTCCACGATCCTCCTTGCTGCCACCGGCGTCCCCCTCGCCGTCATATACGTCTACTCGcgccccatcctcctccttctcggcgagtCGGAGCGCATCGCCGCGGCCGCCGCCGTCTTCGTCTACGGCCTCATCCCACAGATCTTCGCCTACGCGACCAACTTCCCGATCCAGAAGTTCCTCCAGGCGCAGAGCATCGTGGCGCCCAGCGCCTGCATAGCCGCCGCCACGCTGCTGCTCCACCTCGCGCTAAGCTGGCTGGCGGTCTACAAGCTCGGCCTCGGCCTCCTCGGCGCCTCCCTGGTGCTTAGCCTCAGCTGGTGGCTCATCGTGGTTGCCCAGTTCGCCTACATATTGGCCGCCCCTAGGTGCAGGGAGACGTGGACAGGGTTCACCACGCAGGCATTCGCCGGCTTGTGCGGCTTCGCCAAGCTCTCCGCCGCGTCTGCGGTCATGCTCTGCCTAGAGACGTGGTACTTCCAGGTCATGGTGCTCATCGCCGGTCTTCTCCCCAACCCTGAGCTCTCTCTCGATTCCCTCTCCATCTG CATGGCCATTTTCGGATGGGTCTACACCATCTCCATCGGGTTCAACGCGGCAGCAAG CGTTCGCGTGGGGAACGAGCTTGGCGCCGGCAACCCGAGGGCTGCAGCTTTCTCAGTCGTCATGTCGACCACAATGTCCTTCATTCTGGCTGTTGTCGCGGCAGTCATTGTGTTGTGCCTCCGTGATCGCATTGCCTACCTCTTCACAGGTGGCAAAACTGTTGCGGACGCAGTGTCCGACCTCTGCCCGCTGCTTGCCATCACCCTCATCCTCAATGGCGTTCAACCCGTGCTTTCTG GGACATCTGAGGTTTATATGGTTATAGGAGCAAGCTTATGTTTTGCAAAGCCTTCATAA
- the LOC109787608 gene encoding protein DETOXIFICATION 40-like isoform X1: MECSSPLLGSASSSSSHAGSRELEAILSNTAASWGRRAWAGAAVELPLLLRLALPAVAVYLINYLMSMSTQIFCGQLGNLELAAASLGNTGIQVFSYGLMLGMGSAVETLCGQAYGAHKYEMLGVYLQRSTILLAATGVPLAVIYVYSRPILLLLGESERIAAAAAVFVYGLIPQIFAYATNFPIQKFLQAQSIVAPSACIAAATLLLHLALSWLAVYKLGLGLLGASLVLSLSWWLIVVAQFAYILAAPRCRETWTGFTTQAFAGLCGFAKLSAASAVMLCLETWYFQVMVLIAGLLPNPELSLDSLSICMAIFGWVYTISIGFNAAASVRVGNELGAGNPRAAAFSVVMSTTMSFILAVVAAVIVLCLRDRIAYLFTGGKTVADAVSDLCPLLAITLILNGVQPVLSGVAVGCGWQVFVAYVNVGCYYFIGMPLGLFLGFYLGLGAKGVWSGMVIGGTLLQTLILLWVTFRTDWQHEVEKAHERIAMWEDKKNSLQQD; encoded by the exons ATGGAGTGCTCCAGCCCACTCCTCGGGTCagctagcagcagcagcagccatgCCGGGAGTCGTGAGCTGGAGGCGATCCTGAGCAACACGGCAGCATCGTGGGGGCGTCGGGCATGGGCGGGCGCCGCGGTGGAGCTGCCGCTCCTGCTGCGGCTGGCGCTGCCGGCCGTGGCGGTGTACCTCATCAACTACCTCATGTCCATGTCCACGCAGATCTTCTGCGGGCAGCTCGGCAACCTGGAGCTCGCGGCGGCGTCGCTGGGGAACACGGGCATCCAGGTCTTCTCATACGGCCTCATG CTTGGGATGGGCAGCGCGGTGGAGACTCTATGTGGACAAGCCTATGGCGCGCACAAGTACGAGATGCTGGGCGTGTACCTACAGCGCTCCACGATCCTCCTTGCTGCCACCGGCGTCCCCCTCGCCGTCATATACGTCTACTCGcgccccatcctcctccttctcggcgagtCGGAGCGCATCGCCGCGGCCGCCGCCGTCTTCGTCTACGGCCTCATCCCACAGATCTTCGCCTACGCGACCAACTTCCCGATCCAGAAGTTCCTCCAGGCGCAGAGCATCGTGGCGCCCAGCGCCTGCATAGCCGCCGCCACGCTGCTGCTCCACCTCGCGCTAAGCTGGCTGGCGGTCTACAAGCTCGGCCTCGGCCTCCTCGGCGCCTCCCTGGTGCTTAGCCTCAGCTGGTGGCTCATCGTGGTTGCCCAGTTCGCCTACATATTGGCCGCCCCTAGGTGCAGGGAGACGTGGACAGGGTTCACCACGCAGGCATTCGCCGGCTTGTGCGGCTTCGCCAAGCTCTCCGCCGCGTCTGCGGTCATGCTCTGCCTAGAGACGTGGTACTTCCAGGTCATGGTGCTCATCGCCGGTCTTCTCCCCAACCCTGAGCTCTCTCTCGATTCCCTCTCCATCTG CATGGCCATTTTCGGATGGGTCTACACCATCTCCATCGGGTTCAACGCGGCAGCAAG CGTTCGCGTGGGGAACGAGCTTGGCGCCGGCAACCCGAGGGCTGCAGCTTTCTCAGTCGTCATGTCGACCACAATGTCCTTCATTCTGGCTGTTGTCGCGGCAGTCATTGTGTTGTGCCTCCGTGATCGCATTGCCTACCTCTTCACAGGTGGCAAAACTGTTGCGGACGCAGTGTCCGACCTCTGCCCGCTGCTTGCCATCACCCTCATCCTCAATGGCGTTCAACCCGTGCTTTCTG GTGTGGCCGTGGGGTGCGGTTGGCAGGTGTTTGTGGCGTACGTGAATGTTGGGTGCTACTATTTCATTGGCATGCCACTTGGCTTATTCCTTGGTTTCTATCTTGGTTTGGGCGCAAAGGGGGTTTGGAGTGGCATGGTAATCGGCGGAACACTACTACAAACACTCATCCTGTTATGGGTGACATTCAGGACTGACTGGCAACACGAG